The Borrelia hispanica CRI DNA window CAAAGACAACAGTCTCTTTTATTTTTGTACTTACTTTTGCTAAATCAATTACATTTCCATCTCCCTTCCTTGCTTTCCCCTCGTCTACTTCCTTTCCTACTCCCCCACTATTACATCCCATCACTACCATCATCACCATCATCATCATCCTCATTACTCCCACAACTCTTTTCATTCTCTTCCCTCTCATCATCTCTCCTCTCTTTCTCTTCTCCTCTATCTTATCTCCCTTCTCTTTTCCCTACTATTTCCTCTACATTCATTTTCTTCGCCTCCTTATTTATTTTTTTTCTAGCTCATTCTAGCTTATCTTTAAAGGAAGCAAAAAATACGATTTATATAACATATACATTATATAACATATACAATACCACAAATAAAAAAAGAGAGCTTCATTGCTCCCTTTGCCAACGTTCTTATCTAATAATTTTATCTATATTCAATATATTATTAATTCACCTATTAATTAGACTTAACTTCAGAAATTTCTCCTTGTTTAATCTCTCCTAACACCTTATTAATCTCCTTTAATCCCTCATCCACTCTATTCCTTACGGCTATTATCAATGTACTCAATACCTTATTCACTGCATTTGCTGCTGCTCCCTTTGCAGATTCAGCTTCTGTTTTATTGTCACCAATATCCTTCACAATAAATTTACCATCTTTTGCCATTGCTCTCAATGCTATCCCCGCTGCTATAATAGAATCTTTTTTAATAGCATCACCAAGCTTCTCTTCATTCTCAGTAGCAGTACCTTTAGCTAAAGCCAAAGCAACCGCATCTTTAGCATCACTCACTTTGCCATCTTTGCCAGCATCAACATTAGCTCCAGCAATCGCTTTTAATATATCAGCTCCACTTACTGCTCCTATTGATGCATTTGCTGCTGCTGTATGTTTCTCTTCTGCTCCTTTATCATCAGCAGTCTGAGCCCCAAATAACCTACCAATACCCTTCTTATCCTCATCAACAGGCTTAGTTTTATCTGCTTGTCCATTTCCTTCTGTTACAACCAAATCAACTATTTCCTTTATTCCCTCAACCAAATTCTTTACACTTTCTGCATTAGGACTATTAACTCCAGCAACAGCAGATTTTACAACTTCACCAATAACTGCATCATCATTAGCTCCCAAAGCAGCCTTATTTGCTCCAACTTTTACTTTATCTATCTCCCCAATAAATTCCCCTACCTTCTCTCTCACTTTCTCATATTTCCCATTCTCTTCCAAAATCTTACTTAATTTACCTTTCACTACTTTCATTGTATTCTCAATCTTAGTAAAATATGCCCCAATCTCACTTTTCTTTGTTTCTGCCTTTATCCCCAACGTCCCTGTAATCATATCCCCAAAACTCACAAATACTTCCATAAATCCTTTCCCTAAATTTACCATCTCACTCAAAAATACTTTCTCTGGATCTTTTACTCCCCCACTATTACATCCCATCACCACCATCACTACCATCACCATTATTCCTTTTACTATTCTTTTACTTCCCTTCTCTCTTCCCTTCTCTCTTCCCTTCTCTCTATACTCGCTTATACACTCTTCTATATTTCCTATTCCTTTCTTCTCTTTCATTCCTTTCCTTCGCCTCCTTGTTTTTTATTATTATTTTCTAGCTTTGCTCTTAAGGAAACACACAAAAAACAACATCAAATACATAATCAATGAATAGACAAATAACAATTCAAAAAAATATCTTCTATATAAAAATCCCCCCCAAAAAAAGTAAAAACATCCAAAAATTCATTACTCAATACCACCAATGACTTCAAAAACCTATTCTCAACACTCTCCACTACTTCTCCTTGTTGTCCACATACCATCATCACCAGCACTATACTTATTATCATAAATCGCCTAATTCCTCTCATCTTCTCTATCACCCCCTCTCTTCCCTCCATTTTTTATTTTCATTCTCATTTCCTTTTTCCCTCCTCTTTCTCTCTTTACTACTTA harbors:
- a CDS encoding Vsp/OspC family lipoprotein, whose amino-acid sequence is MMRGKRMKRVVGVMRMMMMVMMVVMGCNSGGVGKEVDEGKARKGDGNVIDLAKVSTKIKETVVFAESIKQIEGLVNSVAELTKAIGKKIVAAGATGWS
- a CDS encoding variable large family protein codes for the protein MVMVVMVVMGCNSGGVKDPEKVFLSEMVNLGKGFMEVFVSFGDMITGTLGIKAETKKSEIGAYFTKIENTMKVVKGKLSKILEENGKYEKVREKVGEFIGEIDKVKVGANKAALGANDDAVIGEVVKSAVAGVNSPNAESVKNLVEGIKEIVDLVVTEGNGQADKTKPVDEDKKGIGRLFGAQTADDKGAEEKHTAAANASIGAVSGADILKAIAGANVDAGKDGKVSDAKDAVALALAKGTATENEEKLGDAIKKDSIIAAGIALRAMAKDGKFIVKDIGDNKTEAESAKGAAANAVNKVLSTLIIAVRNRVDEGLKEINKVLGEIKQGEISEVKSN